From a single Notolabrus celidotus isolate fNotCel1 chromosome 7, fNotCel1.pri, whole genome shotgun sequence genomic region:
- the eri2 gene encoding ERI1 exoribonuclease 2 yields the protein MSTKKLAKELGLLRQRSQSSNGSKKSLTSNQTFSYLIVIDFESTCWREKNNYSQEVIEFPAVLLNTSSGEIESEFHTYVQPQEHPMLSEFCTELTGITQVQVEAGIPLQICLSRFSRWLQKLQLERGVVFLKGQQKPSTPSQKLCTFVTWSDWDLGVCLQYECKRKQLYKPDVLNSWIDLRSTYRLFYDRKPKGLNGALQDLGIQFSGREHSGLDDSRNTAQLAARMMRDGCVMKITRSLVKTPLMVKPVFGNTTADNKKEKNSTSREENTLSTSKPSSCKIPPKLCDIKSGVQKMTKDSDTKENSGSVCQSLISPKTLLNGTAASLWGHSRRSFTAESITNISSSVMINSPHSNNSSSSSSLLLCSTTVGCLPNLPQTNRLSNTAGGDAEEEEGGEVFVETEDRCGSYDDVVVEGDSESISEREGGFDDEYVSGFDSRCHVGEEPEYTHSAGHHVTLKDNTRGRVSFSNNPATHTKTGESSATSLCANNTRSHMNDSNAFKGIGQHSTVSESSFNFAVPRPLNSKSNLHKAGLQTSAQVREKSNGSNKKSKANTPFLFRHKPFIPEKTSTPYTSFVKPKPVITQPTKHKDTPKSSFTIYTDPEKPSSSSMCGSFNTPKNALSSLSTNTLSSRTNRSLNPVTFKGGQKITSPLCACGRRAKRQVVSNGGPNQGRGFYCCPVRRSGSGGQIKKGCEFFKWESALMKSSSVSSPAVRSSVSLCQMNSTLRFGPQQRSVMRKSC from the exons ATGTCTACGAAGAAACTGGCCAA AGAACTTGGATTACTGAGGCAGCGGAGTCAGTCTTCTAATGGATCAAAGAAATCACTAACATCAA atCAAACCTTTTCATACCTCATTGTGATTGATTTTGAATCAACTtgctggagagagaaaaacaactaCAGCCAGGAAGTTA TCGAgtttcctgctgttctgctgaaCACATCCTCAGGGGAGATAGAGTCTGAGTTTCACACTTATGTTCAACCTCAAGAACACCCAATGCTGTCCGAGTTCTGCACTGAGCTGACGGGGATCACACAG GTGCAAGTTGAGGCAGGGATCCCCCTTCAGATCTGCCTTTCTCGGTTTAGCCGCTGGTTGCAAAAGCTTCAGCTGGAGAGGGGTGTGGTCTTTCTGAAAGGACAACAGAAACCTTCTACACCTTCTCAGAAACTCTGTACCTTTGTCACATGGTCAG ACTGGGATCTTGGAGTGTGTTTGCAGTATGAGTGTAAACGCAAGCAGCTCTATAAACCGGATGTGCTGAACAGCTGGATAGACCTGAGGAGCACCTACAGG tTGTTTTATGACAGGAAACCTAAAGGACTGAACGGGGCGCTGCAGGATCTAGGAATACAGTTTTCAGGAAGAGAACACTCgg GTTTGGATGATTCCAGAAATACAGCTCAGTTGGCAGCGAGGATGATGAGGGATGGTTGTGTGATGAAGATCACCAGGAGCCTGGTGAAG ACTCCATTAATGGTTAAACCTGTGTTTGGAAACACAACTGCAgacaacaagaaagaaaaaaacagcaccaGTAGAGAGGAAAACACACTCAGCACCAGCAAACCCTCATCATGCAAGATTCCTCCGAAACTCTGTGACATAAAATCTGGTGTACAAAAAATGACAAAGGATTCAGACACAAAGGAGAACTCAGGTTCAGTCTGTCAAAGCCTGATCTCACCAAAGACTCTGCTGAACGGGACAGCTGCCTCCCTGTGGGGACACAGCAGGAGGTCTTTCACAGCAGAGTCTATCACCAATATTTCCTCTTCTGTTATGATAAATTCACCACACAGtaataacagcagcagcagcagcagccttctCCTGTGCTCGACTACTGTGGGCTGCCTTCCTAATCTGCCTCAGACAAACCGACTCTcaaacacagcaggaggagatgcggaggaagaggaaggtggAGAAGTTTTTGTGGAGACAGAAGACAGATGTGGGTCGTATGATGATGTGGTGGTGGAGGGTGATAGTGAATCTATcagtgaaagagagggagggtttGATGATGAGTATGTGTCAGGTTTTGACAGCAGATGTCATGTAGGGGAAGAGCCTGAATATACACACTCAGCAGGCCATCATGtcacattaaaagacaataCAAGAGGAAGAGTGAGCTTCAGCAACAACCCAGCAACTCATACGAAGACAGGTGAATCATCAGCAACTTCTTTATGTGCAAATAACACGAGATCCCACATGAATGACTCCAATGCCTTTAAAGGAATCGGGCAGCATTCAACAGTCTCAGAGTCCAGCTTTAATTTTGCTGTGCCAAGACCTCTGAACTCCAAATCTAACCTGCACAAAGCAGGACTTCAAACCTCTGCACAAGTACGAGAGAAGTCCAATGGAAGCAATAAAAAGTCCAAAGCAAACACACCCTTTCTGTTCAGGCACAAACCCTTCATCCCAGAGAAGACCTCCACCCCTTATACTTCATTTGTAAAACCCAAACCGGTCATCACCCAACccacaaaacacaaagacactccTAAGTCTTCTTTTACCATCTACACTGACCCTGAaaaaccctcctcttcctccatgtgTGGCTCTTTCAACACCCCAAAGAATGCCCTCTCCTCTTTGTCCACCAACACGCTCTCCTCACGCACCAATCGCTCCTTGAATCCTGTGACATTCAAAGGAGGACAGAAAATCACATCCCCTCTGTGTGCATGCGGGCGTCGTGCCAAACGGCAAGTTGTGTCCAACGGTGGTCCAAACCAAGGGAGAGGGTTTTACTGCTGTCCCGTCCGCCGGTCAGGCAGCGGAGGACAGATCAAGAAGGGGTGTGAGTTCTTTAAGTGGGAGTCAGCGCTGATGAAGAGCAGCTCAGTGTCCTCTCCGGCTGTGAGGTCGTCTGTCTCACTCTGTCAGATGAACTCGACGCTGAGGTTCGGTCCACAGCAGAGGTCAGTGATGAGAAAGAGCTGCTGA